In Oreochromis aureus strain Israel breed Guangdong linkage group 15, ZZ_aureus, whole genome shotgun sequence, a single genomic region encodes these proteins:
- the gpr132b gene encoding probable G-protein coupled receptor 132b has translation MLGVTEAVTQTTNRSDLYCALPHGEGRLPLVLLYSAVLLVGLPANLLTVLLTGLQVRRKNVLGVYLCSLSVCDLTYLGTLPLWAIYVNHGHVWPWSSAVCKLTGYIFFNNMYISIFLLCCVSFDRCVAVVYSLESRGLRRQRHAAFVVLAIILVVAIGHTPVFTMREGATEALRRCFEPSQSSATVTGFNYARFVIGFLLPLLLLVVTNRGILANVQRSTGLQSAQKRRVRHLAVGVVVLFLVCFAPYHVILLVRGVIFHFPQLDNCSFQKAMYTPYTISLGLSTINSAVNPILYVLSSNNIRKDLRRGLAQICGRVLVRTPSSTTQNKIQPINNSLELNTGSERLAAGKPPGT, from the coding sequence ATGCTGGGAGTCACCGAGGCGGTGACCCAGACGACCAATCGAAGTGACCTGTACTGCGCGCTGCCGCATGGTGAGGGCCGCCTGCCGCTGGTGCTGCTGTACAGCGCCGTGCTGCTGGTCGGTCTGCCCGCCAACCTGTTGACGGTCCTCCTCACGGGGTTGCAGGTGCGCAGGAAGAATGTGCTGGGCGTGTACCTGTGCAGCCTGTCAGTCTGTGACCTCACCTACCTGGGGACGCTGCCGCTGTGGGCGATCTACGTGAACCACGGTCACGTGTGGCCATGGTCGTCAGCGGTCTGCAAGCTGACGGGCTACATCTTCTTCAACAACATGTACATCAGCATCTTCCTGCTCTGCTGCGTCTCCTTCGACCGCTGTGTCGCCGTTGTCTACAGCCTGGAGTCCCGTGGCCTGCGGCGGCAACGCCACGCCGCCTTTGTCGTTCTTGCCATCATCCTGGTGGTGGCCATCGGGCACACCCCGGTCTTCACCATGAGGGAGGGCGCCACAGAGGCTTTGCGTCGCTGCTTCGAGCCGAGTCAGAGCAGTGCGACGGTGACAGGCTTCAACTACGCTCGCTTCGTCATCGGCTTCCTGCTCCCGCTGCTGTTGCTGGTCGTCACCAACCGCGGCATCCTGGCTAATGTGCAGCGCAGCACAGGGCTGCAGTCGGCACAAAAACGCCGTGTCCGGCACTTGGCCGTGGGTGTGGTGGTTCTGTTCCTGGTGTGCTTTGCCCCGTACCACGTGATCCTACTGGTCCGAGGCGTCATCTTCCACTTCCCGCAGCTTGACAACTGCTCGTTTCAGAAGGCCATGTACACACCCTACACCATCTCGCTGGGCCTGTCCACCATCAACAGCGCTGTCAACCCAATCCTGTACGTCTTGTCAAGCAACAACATCCGAAAGGATCTACGGCGAGGACTTGCACAGATCTGTGGCAGGGTGCTGGTGAGAACTCCGTCCAGCACCACCCAGAACAAAATCCAGCCGATCAACAACTCTTTAGAGCTCAACACGGGCAGCGAGAGGCTGGCAGCAGGAAAACCACCCGGAACCTGA